The Trichomycterus rosablanca isolate fTriRos1 chromosome 13, fTriRos1.hap1, whole genome shotgun sequence sequence AGCTTTACACCCAATGTAACGAGACCCTCTCCAGAAGACATGTGTGCAGCAAAGACATTAATTGCATCAATTAGAATGAACTTTATTCAGCATTCGCACCCTCGGACAAGAGAATTCGTGTCTGTTTAGGCGCCCCGGGTGGCTGATAGCACAGGATATTTCATTATACAGTAGTTTCACTGGTGGCAAGATGGTGTTAGAGTGGAATGGGGTCAGTTTTACATCGAATGTACTGGGGGTGAAACTGGAGTTTCTTTGTGCACGGGGGAacagccatgctggaacaggaaaggttcttccctaaactgtttctgcaaagttggaagcttttatataacatatttattacacctgttattaCACCAGAATTCCAAAAATAAAAGGGGCGTCCcgatatttttctttaaacagTGAGACGCAGTGGGAGATTCAGAAGTTAAAATGTCAGGAGGTTTTCTTTAAATACCAGAGTATCACCGGGCCCCCGGGGGCCCCGACAACAGCCGGAGGATTTGTGGGCGATTTTGTTCCCTTGGTAACGTCAGGTTATTTATACACATGGCTCATGGTGGGGATCAAAGTGTGAGAGTAGATGCTCCCGGTCATCCCATCACATAAAGAGCTCTGGGTTATTCTGGGAGAGCATTAAACCCCCGTAATGAGGGTTTTAAATactgtccataaacttttgaaACATCCCgttccaaaaataaataatatggaaCACcgtgctgtcatcttttgactgaatggacacaaattcccacagacagaagAGCGTCTGTTGTTATAGAATCTTCTAGAATTATCAGATTTTTAGAATTTTCTAGAATCTTTTACAATGTTCTGGAACGATCAGATCTATAGAATTTTCTAGAATATTCTAGAATGATCAGGTCTGTAGAATCTTCTAGAACGATCAGGTCTGTGGAATCTTCTAGAACGATCAGGTCTGTGAAATCTTGTAGAATGATCATATCTACAGAATGTTCTAGAACGATCAGGTGTGTGGAATCTTCTAGAATGATCAGGTCTGTGGAATGTTCGATCAGATCTATAGAATTTTCTAGAACGATCAGATCTATAGAATGTTCTAGAATGATCAGATCTATAGAATGTTCTAGAATGATCAGATCTATAGAATGTTCTAGAACGATCAAATCTATAGAATGTTCTAGAATGATCAAATCTATAGAATGTTCTAGAACGATCAAATCTATAGAATGTTCTAGAATGATCAAATCTATAGAATGTTCTAGAATGATTACATTTGTAGATTCTTCTACAACAATCAGATCTGTAGAATGTTCTAAAATGATCTGGAATTATCAGGTCTGTAGAATGATCTAGAATGATCAGATGTATAGAATGTTCTAGAATGATCAGACCTATAGAATGTTCTAGAATGATCAGGTCAGTAGAATCTTCTGGTCAGCACGTTTCAGATGGATGGTAAACACACTCGTCCAGCACAGACGGCGAGTCGGCGGCACACAACACATTCACCCTCCATCCCACGATGCTTCGTATTAGGGAAACaggagcttgtgtgtgtgtgtgtgtgtgtgtgtgcagagagAAAAAGACCAAGCAGGATGATCCAGAATTGTTCACCAAAAAaaactttatatatttaaacacaGAACCATAAACCAaacgttttttttcttctcgATTCACATTCAGACCAACAACGATGCATCGAAGCACCACACAAATAAAATCCGGCTCAAAATCATCGGGATTTTTCCCGATCGGTTCACATTTTTCTTGGGAATGTTTCTGTAGTTCTGTAGCTctgttgggttttttttctttctcgtTGACGTCAgtgcatcattattattattattattattattattattattattattatttttctcacaGTATCCAAAAGCTTCAGGTTCTTCAGGGTGATATTTACAGCACATACAGAGTCATCACGTGTGCACAGACGTTACAGAGGGATGAAAAACTGTGTACATTTGCATTAAATagtgaattattatttttttatatatataaaaagattCGGTTTGTGTTGAATGTTCATTTCATCGTGACACGTTTCATGATTCCACACAGACGATAAAACAGAATCGGCTTCTGATTTACAGCcgaataaaaaacagaaagaggATTTCAATCAAACCAACCcctctccaacacgtgtgcaccAGGCACCgggcgggttcatacggagatccgtatcgtgtactgagagtcacgcactgatctttattatcccttgtctctgtgcagtaccatcgATTAGCCACCAGAGGTCgaaattgcattagttataaggAACCTCATCAGGCATTCCCACCCTCGGAGGAGAGAATTCGTGTCTGATTAGGCGCCCCGGTCGACCGATAGCACAGGATATTTCATcatactgtacttacactatatggccaaaagtatgtggacacctgactgtgagtTTGCTAGACATGCTTGGAGTTGCTCCACCTTTCCACAGGATTTTGGAGCgtctctgtgggaatttgttcccattcagATAAAAGAGCGTTCGTCCAGGCAAACACAACCGACCGTTCCGGTTCAAGTTCATCCCAAAGTTAGTTAGCGGGGTCGAGGTCTGGGCTGTACGCAGGTCGCCGGGGTTCCACCACACCAaacacaggaacaggaaagggtttGGGAGAAAAGGACACGACTGGAAGGACACGACAGGCCTAAACTCCAGCCCAACATCACAGTCAGAGTCCCCTGCCATCCCTTAACCCCCAGTCTCATAACCCTTCTTCATCCTCTACGGTTGAAGGCGTGGCCTGCACTCATATAATATAACCATTCATACCTGTTAGTAATAGTTGTTGttgacaggtgtccacatacttttggccatatagggtttctaatttttaaaaaaaacagttcatCACAGGAAACGTAGAGGACACATTTGGCACTACGCATTTTTTTCCATTCCGTACATGAGCAGATAAACAAaccccaaaaaaacaaaataaaaatcagaCCCCCTTCGGTTCAACCCCCTTCTGTGATGAGGTGTGGAATCCTGCACAGCGGCTACACACGTCAAACTTTCATTGTGCTTTTTAGTTcacatttaacaaaaataaaacatttaaataaggaGTGAAAGCAAGAAAACTGGACGATGCCAGGGTGGCTGTAACTCCCAAAAATCGAGGGGTCACAGAATATAAGAGGTGCACGATTTAGGTTCTGACCCTTGGTGATACAGATGCAGTgatgtctgtgttttttattagttttggcCTATGATCAGGTCTGTAGAATCTTCTAGAATGATCAGGTCTGTAGAATCTTCTAGAATGATCAGGTCTAAGCGTACTTTATTACTTCATTATGTGGATGAATGATCCACGGTGGCGCCCCCTACGGGGAGCAGCTTAAAAAATTATTCTCATATAATTTATCGTACGTTTGTCGTGCTCTTCACTCCTAATTTAAATATCTTGAAAAACTGCTCACATTACGTTTCTGTATCAGTAAAAATAACGTAACTCATAATGCTGGTGATGAGAACTGATTCGAAACTTGAACACACGTGGATTCACGTCCGCGCGATAAAACTCGTAGAAAAATATCGAAAAGTCTGAGCGGCGCTACGCTACACAAACGACTCCCGATGAACGACGCGCACATTTCTCAGTTCCGTAGATGAGCGACGAGCCACACGACGACACCTACACGATATCAGAATAAAATTAATTCTACTCAATTATATCGGATCCTCCGTTAGCGTTCAGTCCGACCGCGTGTGCACATGGAACGTCAATCTGATTCACTTCCCACaagaagaaacaaaaacaacaataaagtagcaaaataacatttttgtttgcattCGAGTGAATAAATATGAAGGTGCAGCGTGATtatcaaaataaattaatattcacatcgtttacaaaaataaaagcaagcgCTCCGACGCTCCGTAGGGCCTCAAACGGATCTACTGTCTTCTCTGGACTGTGTCTGAAAACCTCATGATCTCtttacactctctctctcctgagaagagggcgtgtctaaattcttagctcccttaaaatgctcctactgaggcgacTTAATTCTGACTGattgacgagggagcgtccgacgcctcctcctATTgatttgatgtttaatctgtataaaggtgtaactacacaagtgtcgtttatttgtaaattggggcgtcagggacagtttatccgttttcagtacacggagggagacgtgtactgctgctgtttgagtcggtcatcttctagaccttcatcagtggtcacaggacgctgcccacggggcgctgttggctggatatttttggttggtggactattctcagtccagcagtgacagtgaggtgtttaaaaactccagcagcgctgctgtgtctgatccactcataccagcacaacacacactaacacaccaccaccatgtcagtgtcactgcagtgctgagaatcatccaccacctaaataatatctgctctgtggtggtcctgtgggggtcctgaccattgaagaacagcatgaaagggggctaacaaagcatgcagagaaacagatggacaacagtcagtaattgtagaactacaatgtgcttctatatggttagtggagctgataacatggacagtgagtgtagaaacaaggaggtggttttaatgttatggctgatcagtgtaaatgagcACTCATGTTAAGTGCTCGTACGTTAAGGTTATTTTTGCGAATTGTAGGTGCTCTTaatgttttgcttttatttgttgTCTATTATTTTTGGTCGTGTCTGTGTGCCCATCGACTAATCGCGACTGGTTAGCAGTTAACGGAATCTAACCAAATTAATTTAAGACCTGCGTATGTCAAAAAATCTCTTCAAGGGTCCAGAAAAGACAGTAAATCAATTCTCTCCATCATCGGGCACCATGTAAACAATCCCCTTACATCCAGACGTCCACAGACACCCAGATCAACCCCAGTACCACTTGTCGAGATTATGAAACGCCCGGTACTCATTGTGTCTTCTGGCGTAGTCACACGCCAGGCAGGTGTGCTCCGCCCAAAAATAGGCCTTCTTCACTTTAAAGTGTTTACGCCAGTCGAAGTACCTCAGGTAGAGCTCCTCGTTCTTATCCAGGAATAAAAGATACTCGGCCAGCTCTTTGGGAGAGGAGAAGTCATCCACGTGGATGAAGGCGCCTCCTTCGACGTAGTTCTGATAGTTCTCCCTGGCCGGCCCCAAAACCACGGGTACGGTGCCAACCGAGAGCGGGTTGTACAGTTTTTCTGTGATGTAGTCCTTGTGAATGGAGTTCTCGAAGGCCAGGTAGAACTTGCAGCTGGCGATGGTTGGGAAGTAGTCCTGGTCGGAGACGTACTCTCCGAACGCCTGACCGTAAGCGTGGATCTCCACGTGCTTGTACAGCTCGTTGTAGTACTTGACCCGGACGTGATCCGGATTCCAGTTGCTCACGATCCAGCAGATGAGCTTGGTCTTGCTGGGCGGGACGAACGCCTCGTCTGTTTGAGAGGGCACGATGGCGCCGTAGGGCACCTCGATGTCGGCGTCCTGGCGATAATTCAGGGTCAGGTTGAACAGGTTCTCGATGCCGGGCAGCTGGGCCGAATGCGACGGCGACTCCAGGTTCATCCAGATCCATTTCTGCAGCGGGGGCCGATACGCCGGCGGCATGTTTGACAGGTCGGAGCTGATGTCCCTGTGGTGGATCACCACCACGTCTGACTTGTTGTAGAGGTTGCGGTCGGCGGTGATGAAGCAGTTGTCGATGCTGAACAGCGAGCCGCACACGTTCAGGTCGTAGGTCTCGCCGAAGGGCCAGAGCCAGACGAGCACCGTGGTCTGGTTCTGCTCGCTCCTGTTGGAGAGCAGGCTCTTCACGCGGGCCGTCGACGTCTCGGACTCCACGGGGCCCGACAGCCAGCTGGTGGATGGCTTGATGTACATGAGGAACAAGGTCACGAAGCAGCCCAGCAGGAACGTGCCGAGCAGGAGGGGTCGCAGGATTCTGTGTGTTGGTGAAGATGGCATGCTCTGTCCTGGAGGGAACAAAAAGAGAGTTCAAAGTTTACATTTGCGCCGAAATGCACGCGTACGTCGGGGtggtgttgggattttaaagacTTTTGTAACTGTTCTTGTTTGTCACATCTTATaaaggaagatgatcaccactgagcgagcGTACGAGACGGCCAGAACAGAGAAGAAGCCGCTGAACCGCATTAAGTCCCGCAATTTGGGCATGTAATGGGCGCCCCAATGGCAACATTAAAGGTGGAGTTTGTCTGCTACAAGCAACACGAGACAGagggcattggagaaagctgacccctctttgcagccaaccatcacaaaggaaTTTCATAAGTTTGCACCCCCTTTCTCCCTatgtagtcatttccaattcccagaaTATAAGTTCCTCTACACACCCCCACCCTAACCAAGGACAGCCACAGTCTATCACGCCCCCCTCTGGCACACTCGGCCGCCGAGTGCTTCCTTTTACCTGCCAGTGACTAGGTCTCACAGAGAGCGGTGTAGGcggccctccctcagacacagctgaCTGTGCCTGTGCGCATACGCTTGTGCATAAATATAAAGTGCATGGTGCAGTTTGTCTTTGAGGCTGGAAAGAGAACCCGAACAGGGGTCAGTGTCCACGATCAAGCAGGCTTTACATTGCTTTACAAGTCTGATCAAGTCCTTCTTGAGGAAAATCTTATGGTCTGCTGAAACTGCTGCAAAAATCCTTAAAATCCCAAAACTGCCATGGCGTACACTTGGCctggccaaaactatgtggacacccaatcGTTAGCTTGTTGGCACAGCCATGCAGGAACGggaactgttgccacaaaattgAATTataaggggtgtctacatacttttagttGTATCATGTATTCACACGTGTGATGGTAACTTTAGTAAACGTTCACCTGGTAGTTTAGCTGTCATGTAGAAAGAGAACTGgtcctttttttaaataaaaaaaactaactgTAGTTATGAAGAGAACTGATTCGAATCTCCTCATGGTCCAGACTTAGAAACGCAGGTTTTCTCAGTTGGAGGCCCTgcagaaaaaaataagaataattaaaacattttaagctcGTTTTTGTATCATCACAAAGTTTGAAGTTTATGAGCACGCGCACTTGGACGTTAGGATTATGCAAGGCGATCGTACACATCAGAGGGAGGAaaatagcaataaataaataaataaataaataaataagtattagTAAGATGTATTTGACTGTATTTTCAGCCCCTCCGTGACTGAACAGAGAAATGATTCCTTACGCTGCATTTAATCCTCTGCAGCTCAGTGTTTATTCATATTTCTTATGGATGTTTTTGTACCTGAAATATCAAGCAAACCCAAATCCTGGACATTTTGGGGA is a genomic window containing:
- the fut9a gene encoding 4-galactosyl-N-acetylglucosaminide 3-alpha-L-fucosyltransferase 9, whose product is MTAKLPGQSMPSSPTHRILRPLLLGTFLLGCFVTLFLMYIKPSTSWLSGPVESETSTARVKSLLSNRSEQNQTTVLVWLWPFGETYDLNVCGSLFSIDNCFITADRNLYNKSDVVVIHHRDISSDLSNMPPAYRPPLQKWIWMNLESPSHSAQLPGIENLFNLTLNYRQDADIEVPYGAIVPSQTDEAFVPPSKTKLICWIVSNWNPDHVRVKYYNELYKHVEIHAYGQAFGEYVSDQDYFPTIASCKFYLAFENSIHKDYITEKLYNPLSVGTVPVVLGPARENYQNYVEGGAFIHVDDFSSPKELAEYLLFLDKNEELYLRYFDWRKHFKVKKAYFWAEHTCLACDYARRHNEYRAFHNLDKWYWG